The DNA region AATAGGGTTTTTCGCATCCGGCTTAGTCACGATTTCGGAAACGTTTCGAATGTAAATTAGTGGTTGTAATTTAGTTCGTAGGAAATATAGCTGTATTATATTGTGTTATGACTACCGATAGCACACGGTTCCTAACTAAGATGACTAGTCAAAGTTCTTTGAGTCTTCCCTgtcacaaaaataagaaaataaataataaataaggttattttcggttgagcgcagcgaattagaaaataaacacTTTTCCACAAATTTCTAAACTCGCTGTCCTGTGTGTATTGGTTGGAACAAAACCTGTTGAATAAATGCAATGATATtatgatgtttttttatttccaaataTAAAATTGTACACAAATTAAACAATATTCATGATGGAAATATTCTCTAAGTTTCTTTTTCGACGCTACTTCACGCTTTCTTCATTCTAAAATTAAATGTCAAAAATAGATACATGACGCATAACGTTATCAAAACCTACAACTAAATATTTCTCCTATAATAAATTTTAGTAAAGGTTTTTAAGCCACTTCGAGATTCTGGTAAATACACATTTCCAATCTCCATAATTTGCAAAGTAGCTTTCGTCTTTTCATTGCTTGTGTAAAATAACGCTATGCGTTAAGGTGGGTTACAAAATACATTATCCTGAGATAAAAACAATTATGCATGGGCACGTTTCAAAATTGTATGCAAGTTAGAAGTTGCTTTCTAATCTAGACAATATACGTTTAACTTGAATACTTAAGATCTCCGTAGGTTTGTCCCCCATTTTGTGTTCCGCTGTTTCCAATGTGATGAAAAGTATTTCCGGTGTTTGTGTTGCTTGTGTGAAACCACGGTTTTGGCGCAGCTAAAAACAGATTTTTGAAATTGTGAAGCAAACAATTTCATGCTTCCAAATAGCTTTCCTGacgaattaaaaacaaatttcctaTACTTACGATCACCGTAGGTTTGTCCTCCATTTTGTGTTCCACTGTTTCCAATGTGATGAAAGGTATTTCCGGTGTTTGTGTTGCTTGTGTGAAACCACGGTTTTGGCTCAGCTGAAAACAGATTTTTGAAATTGTGAGGCAAACAATTTCATGCTTCCAAATAGCTTTCCTGACGAGTTAAGAACAAATTTCCTATACTTACGATCACCGTAGGTTTGTCCCCCATTTTGTGTTCCGCTGTTTCCAATGTGATGAAAAGTATTTCCGGTGTTTGTGTTGCTTGTGTGAAACCACGGTTTTGGCGCAGCTGAAAACAGATTTTTGAAATTGTGAAGCAAACAATTTCATGCTTCCAAAAATAGCTTTCCTgaagaattaaaacaaaattcttaTACTTACGACCACCGTAGGTTTGTCCTCCATTTTGTGTTCCACTGTTTCCAATGTGATGAAAGGTATTTCCGGTGTTTGTGTTGCTTGTGTGAAACCACGGTTTTGGCTCAGCTGAAAACAGATTTTTGAAATTGTGAGGCAAACAATTTCATGCTTCCAAATAGCTTTCCTGACGAGTTAAGAACAAATTTCCTATACTTACGATCACCGTAGGTTTGTCCTCCATTTTGTGTTCCACTGTTTCCAATGTGATGAAAGGTATTTCCGGTGTTTGTGTTGCTTGTGTGAAAACACGGTTTTGGCGCAGCTGAAAACAGATTTTTGAAATTGTGAGGCAAACAATTTCATGCTTCCAAATAGCTTTCCTGACGAATTAAGAACAAATTTCCTATACTTACGATCACCGTAGGTTTGTCCTCCATTTTGTGTTCCACTGTTTCCAATGTGATGAAAGGTATTTCCGGTGTTTGTGTTGCTTGTGTGAAACCACGGTTTTGGCTCAGCTGAAAACAGATTTTTGAAATTGTGAAGCAAACAATTTCATGCTTCCAAAAATAGCTTTCCTgaagaattaaaacaaaattcttaTACTTACGACCACCGTAGGTTTGTCCTCCATTTTGTGTGCCACTGTTTCCAATGTGATGAAAGGTATTTCCGGTGTTTGTGTTGCTTGTGTGAAACCACGGCTTTGGCTCAGCTGAAAACAGATTTTTGAAATTGTGAGGCAAACAATTTCATGCTTCCAAATAGCTTTTCTgaagaattaaaacaaaattcttaTACTTACGATCTCCGTAGGTTTGTCCTCCATTTTGTGTTCCGCTGTTTCCAATGTGATGAAAAGTATTTCCGGTGTTTGTGTTGCTTGTGTGAAAACACGGTTTTGGCGCAGCTGAAAACAGATTTTTGAAATTGTGAAACAAACAATTTCATGCTTCCAAA from Hydractinia symbiolongicarpus strain clone_291-10 chromosome 6, HSymV2.1, whole genome shotgun sequence includes:
- the LOC130647861 gene encoding PPE family protein PPE34-like isoform X2, translated to MEQTLFMTLSFALVGAYLAAPLYFHTSNTNTGNTFHHIGNNGTQNGGQTYGGPAPKPWFHTSNTNTGNTFHHIGNSGTQNGGQTYGDPAPKPWFHTSNTNTGNTFHHIGNSGTQNGGQTYGDPAPKPCFHTSNTNTGNTFHHIGNSGTQNGGQTYGGPAPKPCFHTSNTNTGNTFHHIGNSGTQNGGQTYGDPEPKPWFHTSNTNTGNTFHHIGNSGTQNGGQTYGDPAPKPCFHTSNTNTGNTFHHIGNSGTQNGGQTYGDPEPKPWFHTSNTNTGNTFHHIGNSGTQNGGQTYGGPAPKPWFHTSNTNTGNTFHHIGNSGTQNGGQTYGDPEPKPWFHTSNTNTGNTFHHIGNSGTQNGGQTYGDPAPKPWFHTSNTNTGNTFHHIGNSGTQNGGQTYGDLKMKKA
- the LOC130647861 gene encoding uncharacterized PPE family protein PPE21-like isoform X4 produces the protein MEQTLFMTLSFALVGAYLAAPLYFHTSNTNTGNTFHHIGNNGTQNGGQTYGGPEPKPWFHTSNTNTGNTFHHIGNSGTQNGGQTYGDPAPKPWFHTSNTNTGNTFHHIGNSGTQNGGQTYGDPAPKPWFHTSNTNTGNTFHHIGNSGTQNGGQTYGDPAPKPCFHTSNTNTGNTFHHIGNSGTQNGGQTYGGPAPKPCFHTSNTNTGNTFHHIGNSGTQNGGQTYGDPEPKPWFHTSNTNTGNTFHHIGNSGTQNGGQTYGDPAPKPCFHTSNTNTGNTFHHIGNSGTQNGGQTYGDPAPKPWFHTSNTNTGNTFHHIGNSGTQNGGQTYGDPEPKPWFHTSNTNTGNTFHHIGNSGTQNGGQTYGDPAPKPWFHTSNTNTGNTFHHIGNSGTQNGGQTYGDLKMKKA
- the LOC130647861 gene encoding uncharacterized PPE family protein PPE62-like isoform X1 produces the protein MEQTLFMTLSFALVGAYLAAPLYFHTSNTNTGNTFHHIGNNGTQNGGQTYGGPEPKPWFHTSNTNTGNTFHHIGNSGTQNGGQTYGDPAPKPWFHTSNTNTGNTFHHIGNSGTQNGGQTYGDPAPKPWFHTSNTNTGNTFHHIGNSGTQNGGQTYGDPAPKPCFHTSNTNTGNTFHHIGNSGTQNGGQTYGGPAPKPCFHTSNTNTGNTFHHIGNSGTQNGGQTYGDPEPKPWFHTSNTNTGNTFHHIGNSGTQNGGQTYGDPAPKPCFHTSNTNTGNTFHHIGNSGTQNGGQTYGDPEPKPWFHTSNTNTGNTFHHIGNSGTQNGGQTYGGPAPKPWFHTSNTNTGNTFHHIGNSGTQNGGQTYGDPEPKPWFHTSNTNTGNTFHHIGNSGTQNGGQTYGDPAPKPWFHTSNTNTGNTFHHIGNSGTQNGGQTYGDLKMKKA
- the LOC130647861 gene encoding uncharacterized PPE family protein PPE21-like isoform X3; protein product: MEQTLFMTLSFALVGAYLAAPLYFHTSNTNTGNTFHHIGNNGTQNGGQTYGGPEPKPWFHTSNTNTGNTFHHIGNSGTQNGGQTYGDPAPKPWFHTSNTNTGNTFHHIGNSGTQNGGQTYGDPAPKPWFHTSNTNTGNTFHHIGNSGTQNGGQTYGDPAPKPCFHTSNTNTGNTFHHIGNSGTQNGGQTYGGPAPKPCFHTSNTNTGNTFHHIGNSGTQNGGQTYGDPEPKPWFHTSNTNTGNTFHHIGNSGTQNGGQTYGDPAPKPCFHTSNTNTGNTFHHIGNSGTQNGGQTYGDPEPKPWFHTSNTNTGNTFHHIGNSGTQNGGQTYGGPEPKPWFHTSNTNTGNTFHHIGNSGTQNGGQTYGDPAPKPWFHTSNTNTGNTFHHIGNSGTQNGGQTYGDLKMKKA
- the LOC130647861 gene encoding uncharacterized protein LOC130647861 isoform X7 → MEDKPTVVLSQNRGFTQATQTPEIPFITLETAEHKMEDKPTVILRQNRGFTQATQTPEILFITLETVEHKMEDKPTVILRQNRGFTQATQTPEILFITLETAEHKMEDKPTVILRQNRVFTQATQTPEILFITLETAEHKMEDKPTVVLRQNRVFTQATQTPEILFITLETAEHKMEDKPTEILSQNRGFTQATQTPEIPFITLETVEHKMEDKPTVILRQNRVFTQATQTPEIPFITLETVEHKMEDKPTVILRQNRGFTQATQTPEILFITLETAEHKMGDKPTVILSQNRGFTQATQTPEIPFITLETVEHKMEDKPTVILRQNRGFTQATQTPEILFITLETAEHKMGDKPTEILK
- the LOC130647861 gene encoding uncharacterized protein LOC130647861 isoform X5, with the translated sequence MEDKPTVVLRQNRGFTQATQTPEILFITLETVEHKMEDKPTVILRQNRGFTQATQTPEILFITLETAEHKMEDKPTVILRQNRVFTQATQTPEILFITLETAEHKMEDKPTVVLRQNRVFTQATQTPEILFITLETAEHKMEDKPTEILSQNRGFTQATQTPEIPFITLETVEHKMEDKPTVILRQNRVFTQATQTPEIPFITLETVEHKMEDKPTVILSQNRGFTQATQTPEIPFITLETVEHKMEDKPTVVLRQNRGFTQATQTPEILFITLETAEHKMGDKPTVILSQNRGFTQATQTPEIPFITLETVEHKMEDKPTVILRQNRGFTQATQTPEILFITLETAEHKMGDKPTEILK
- the LOC130647861 gene encoding uncharacterized protein LOC130647861 isoform X6, whose translation is MEDKPTVVLSQNRGFTQATQTPEIPFITLETAEHKMEDKPTVILRQNRGFTQATQTPEILFITLETVEHKMEDKPTVILRQNRGFTQATQTPEILFITLETAEHKMEDKPTVILRQNRVFTQATQTPEILFITLETAEHKMEDKPTVVLRQNRVFTQATQTPEILFITLETAEHKMEDKPTEILSQNRGFTQATQTPEIPFITLETVEHKMEDKPTVILRQNRVFTQATQTPEIPFITLETVEHKMEDKPTVILSQNRGFTQATQTPEIPFITLETVEHKMEDKPTVVLSQNRGFTQATQTPEIPFITLETVEHKMEDKPTVILRQNRGFTQATQTPEILFITLETAEHKMGDKPTEILK